One genomic window of Nicotiana sylvestris chromosome 10, ASM39365v2, whole genome shotgun sequence includes the following:
- the LOC104238417 gene encoding uncharacterized protein isoform X2 — MAICLPWHPLQPSKTQRLFRIRNPVHVVPIRQVAYVHAFRRSDFDGFARRVKSGEAWREAWRSANDGFEQFVFETKKTAERIDRRYAVSRRLSAVAQSAADRAREIDRDFEITQKWRTFSLDFSRNWPRYRRQLSDFMDTPLGRSAATIFFLWFALSGWLFRILIIATWVLPFAGPLLIGAVANNLVIKGQCPACRRQFIGNKNSTVRCASCGNIVWQPKGGDFFSRGSRGTTRSKSEPDIIDVEFEEK, encoded by the exons ATGGCGATATGCCTGCCATGGCATCCCTTACAACCCTCTAAAACCCAACGTCTCTTCCGTATTCGCAACCCAGTACATGTAGTCCCTATTCGCCAAGTGGCCTATGTACATGCCTTCAGGCGCAGCGACTTTGATGGATTTGCGAGGCGCGTTAAATCCGGCGAAGCGTGGAGAGAAGCGTGGCGGAGTGCCAACGATGGTTTCGAGCAGTTCGTATTTGAAACAAAGAAAACTGCGGAGCGTATCGATAGGAGGTATGCTGTTTCGCGGCGGCTATCTGCTGTTGCACAGTCTGCTGCTGACCGTGCCCGAGAGATTGACCGTGATTTTGAGATTACTCAGAAATGGCGTACCTTCTCTCTCGATTTCAGTAGAAATTGGCCCAGG TACAGGAGGCAGTTGAGTGATTTTATGGATACCCCGCTGGGAAGAAGTGCTGCT ACAATATTCTTCCTCTGGTTTGCTCTGTCTGGTTGGCTGTTTCGAATTCTGATAATTGCCACATGGGTTCTACCGTTTGCTGGACCTCTTCTTATTGGGGCTGTTGCCAACAATCTAGTCATCAAG GGTCAGTGCCCAGCTTGTAGGAGGCAATTTATTGGTAATAAGAATTCAACAGTTCGCTGTGCTAGCTGTGGAAATATTGTGTGGCAGCCAAAAGGAGGGGACTTCTTTTCTAGAGGCAGTCGCGGTACCACTCGTTCAAAGTCTGAACCAGATATTATTGATGTTGAGTTTGAGGAAAAATAG
- the LOC104238417 gene encoding uncharacterized protein isoform X1, which translates to MAICLPWHPLQPSKTQRLFRIRNPVHVVPIRQVAYVHAFRRSDFDGFARRVKSGEAWREAWRSANDGFEQFVFETKKTAERIDRRYAVSRRLSAVAQSAADRAREIDRDFEITQKWRTFSLDFSRNWPRYRRQLSDFMDTPLGRSAATIFFLWFALSGWLFRILIIATWVLPFAGPLLIGAVANNLVIKFAAVSLLSRVNLSVQGQCPACRRQFIGNKNSTVRCASCGNIVWQPKGGDFFSRGSRGTTRSKSEPDIIDVEFEEK; encoded by the exons ATGGCGATATGCCTGCCATGGCATCCCTTACAACCCTCTAAAACCCAACGTCTCTTCCGTATTCGCAACCCAGTACATGTAGTCCCTATTCGCCAAGTGGCCTATGTACATGCCTTCAGGCGCAGCGACTTTGATGGATTTGCGAGGCGCGTTAAATCCGGCGAAGCGTGGAGAGAAGCGTGGCGGAGTGCCAACGATGGTTTCGAGCAGTTCGTATTTGAAACAAAGAAAACTGCGGAGCGTATCGATAGGAGGTATGCTGTTTCGCGGCGGCTATCTGCTGTTGCACAGTCTGCTGCTGACCGTGCCCGAGAGATTGACCGTGATTTTGAGATTACTCAGAAATGGCGTACCTTCTCTCTCGATTTCAGTAGAAATTGGCCCAGG TACAGGAGGCAGTTGAGTGATTTTATGGATACCCCGCTGGGAAGAAGTGCTGCT ACAATATTCTTCCTCTGGTTTGCTCTGTCTGGTTGGCTGTTTCGAATTCTGATAATTGCCACATGGGTTCTACCGTTTGCTGGACCTCTTCTTATTGGGGCTGTTGCCAACAATCTAGTCATCAAG TTTGCAGCTGTGAGCCTGTTATCACGCGTCAACTTATCCGTGCAGGGTCAGTGCCCAGCTTGTAGGAGGCAATTTATTGGTAATAAGAATTCAACAGTTCGCTGTGCTAGCTGTGGAAATATTGTGTGGCAGCCAAAAGGAGGGGACTTCTTTTCTAGAGGCAGTCGCGGTACCACTCGTTCAAAGTCTGAACCAGATATTATTGATGTTGAGTTTGAGGAAAAATAG